In Bacillus sp. SB49, a single window of DNA contains:
- the hxlB gene encoding 6-phospho-3-hexuloisomerase has translation MSSYTAAQRKITEEITTTLTNVNSEDVDRLIAEINKAEKVFFVGVGRVLLSLKSIAKRLSHIGIQTYVVGQITEPAITDKDLLIVGSGSGETQFPLIIAGKAKQFHAKVAHIGTNPDSSMSKYADLFIRIPITSNTEDEGAVVSEQPMKSLFEQSLLLLGDTLALMMVDEKNIELNSLWEYHANLE, from the coding sequence ATGAGCAGCTATACGGCAGCACAAAGAAAAATCACTGAAGAGATCACAACCACGTTGACCAACGTAAACAGCGAAGATGTCGATCGTCTGATTGCAGAAATAAACAAAGCGGAGAAAGTATTTTTTGTAGGAGTCGGGCGCGTGCTTTTATCCCTGAAGTCCATAGCAAAGCGTTTGTCCCATATCGGAATCCAAACGTATGTCGTCGGGCAGATTACAGAGCCCGCCATTACAGATAAAGATCTATTGATCGTCGGTTCAGGAAGTGGAGAGACACAGTTCCCGCTGATCATAGCCGGCAAAGCCAAGCAGTTCCATGCAAAAGTCGCTCATATCGGAACAAACCCGGACAGCTCGATGAGCAAATACGCGGACCTTTTCATAAGAATTCCAATCACTTCAAACACCGAAGATGAAGGAGCTGTCGTATCGGAACAACCAATGAAAAGCCTGTTTGAACAAAGCCTATTATTGCTTGGGGATACGTTAGCGTTGATGATGGTCGACGAAAAGAACATCGAATTGAACTCCCTTTGGGAATATCACGCAAACCTGGAATAG
- a CDS encoding PTS mannitol transporter subunit IICB, translated as MPNTAQASNNVVDLNPPSTRARVQAFGGFLTNMVLPNIGAFIAWGLLTALFIPTGWFPNEDLAQIVGPAITYLLPLLLAITGGRMVAGQRGAVISAIGAIGLIVGSDIPMFLGAMVIGPLGGWVIKKFDQMIENRIPAGFEMIINNFSLGIIGFLLMILSFYVIGPTIESANNLVTAAIEALVATGLLPLLSVINEPAKVLFLNNVIDQGIYYPLGMQAAAEAGKSIYFTVASNPGPGLGLLLAFTVFGQKAAKRTAPGAIIIHFFGGIHELYFPYVLMKPLTIIGMIAGGMSGIAVFSLFDAGLVAGPSPGSIFSYLGLTPKGSFLGIIAGVLVAAAVTFLVTAVILKLDKSKEGDLSESMEKSKAMKQAGKKAPKPAQEEKAIQKISFACDAGAGSSAMGATTFRKRLQKNEIEGLDVKHYRIEDVPEHSDIMVVHEDLQERARRAHPELEIITISNYLSDPALEQLIERLKK; from the coding sequence ATGCCGAATACAGCACAGGCTTCGAATAATGTTGTAGATTTGAACCCTCCCTCTACCCGCGCCAGAGTACAAGCATTTGGCGGTTTCTTAACGAATATGGTCCTGCCTAACATCGGTGCCTTTATTGCATGGGGACTGCTGACCGCTTTATTCATACCAACCGGTTGGTTCCCGAATGAGGACCTTGCCCAAATTGTCGGTCCTGCCATCACGTATCTCCTTCCTTTGCTGTTAGCCATCACAGGAGGACGGATGGTCGCCGGGCAAAGGGGAGCGGTCATCAGTGCCATTGGTGCCATCGGTCTCATAGTCGGATCGGATATCCCGATGTTTCTTGGAGCCATGGTTATCGGACCCTTAGGCGGATGGGTCATTAAGAAGTTCGATCAAATGATTGAAAACAGAATTCCTGCAGGGTTTGAAATGATCATCAATAATTTCTCTCTCGGAATTATCGGTTTCCTGCTGATGATTCTATCCTTTTACGTCATCGGACCGACCATAGAATCAGCGAACAATTTGGTGACAGCAGCCATCGAAGCATTGGTTGCTACAGGGTTGCTGCCTTTGCTCTCTGTCATCAACGAACCCGCCAAAGTGTTGTTTCTCAATAACGTGATCGACCAAGGCATTTATTATCCCCTGGGAATGCAGGCGGCAGCAGAAGCAGGTAAGTCCATCTACTTCACTGTAGCTTCCAACCCTGGTCCAGGCCTTGGATTATTACTCGCCTTCACTGTATTCGGTCAAAAGGCGGCGAAAAGAACGGCTCCAGGCGCCATTATCATTCACTTTTTCGGGGGAATCCATGAACTGTATTTCCCATACGTATTGATGAAACCACTTACAATCATTGGTATGATTGCCGGAGGCATGTCCGGTATAGCTGTATTCAGCTTGTTTGATGCAGGTCTCGTAGCAGGACCAAGCCCGGGATCTATCTTCTCTTACCTTGGATTGACTCCGAAGGGGAGCTTCCTGGGAATCATCGCCGGAGTCCTAGTAGCAGCGGCCGTCACATTCTTAGTCACTGCCGTCATCTTGAAACTGGACAAAAGTAAAGAAGGCGACCTCTCTGAATCCATGGAAAAATCCAAAGCGATGAAACAGGCAGGTAAAAAAGCTCCAAAACCCGCTCAAGAAGAAAAAGCTATCCAGAAAATTTCGTTCGCATGTGATGCCGGAGCCGGAAGCAGCGCAATGGGTGCTACTACGTTCCGAAAGAGGCTGCAAAAGAATGAAATCGAAGGACTGGACGTCAAACACTACCGGATCGAAGATGTCCCTGAACACTCGGATATCATGGTGGTCCATGAAGATTTACAGGAACGCGCGCGAAGAGCTCACCCGGAATTGGAAATTATCACGATCAGCAACTATTTAAGCGATCCAGCCTTAGAACAACTGATAGAACGCTTGAAGAAGTAG
- a CDS encoding PTS sugar transporter subunit IIA, producing the protein MLANYLEGNIRFLSSVDSWEEGIQEAAAPLLQSGTITSKYIDDMIQNVHVNGPYIVIVPGVAMPHAKNEGSVVKTSVSYLKLEEAVKFPKDKEVKTFFVLAAEDSTGHLDLISDLSTILIEDELKNKLEESNSEKEVLEVLKMVEQ; encoded by the coding sequence ATGTTAGCTAACTATTTAGAAGGAAATATAAGATTCCTATCATCCGTAGATTCTTGGGAAGAAGGCATTCAAGAAGCTGCCGCCCCGTTACTTCAAAGCGGGACCATAACTTCCAAATATATTGACGACATGATACAAAACGTACATGTGAACGGTCCTTATATCGTTATCGTTCCCGGAGTGGCCATGCCGCACGCTAAAAATGAAGGAAGCGTGGTCAAAACCAGCGTTTCTTACTTGAAACTGGAAGAAGCAGTGAAATTCCCTAAAGACAAAGAGGTAAAGACATTCTTCGTTTTGGCCGCAGAAGACAGCACCGGCCACTTGGATTTGATTTCTGATTTATCCACGATTCTGATCGAAGATGAACTTAAGAACAAATTGGAAGAGTCCAACAGCGAGAAGGAAGTTTTGGAAGTATTGAAGATGGTTGAACAGTAA
- a CDS encoding halocin C8 precursor-like protein: MKKMRRFKSVSLVMVMLALILSSFSFSTVVTAHSGDFTANMESNVSQKEFNKIRNDLKHTKAYKKYKAKTKINAVSKHNIVINKVEGAGGDYAYIEFVFDKNQSAKSGNLVYAQFTYDMKNKEVVADQGLFAESLGTDGSFNMSVLYGVGDEETELYNVDVDKDGNLTDIDGLALTQQQVTTDANNKIKEMLGKQAEGNDVQSLGFCEYAVTALCGAGGSAGCYALAGALGITSGVGGVALAAVCGMIGSLGCAAATDAICG, encoded by the coding sequence ATGAAAAAAATGCGTCGGTTCAAGTCGGTATCTTTGGTGATGGTCATGCTCGCCTTGATCTTGTCCAGCTTCTCTTTCTCCACGGTCGTTACGGCTCATTCGGGTGATTTCACTGCCAATATGGAATCCAATGTCAGCCAGAAAGAATTCAACAAAATCAGGAATGATCTGAAGCATACGAAAGCGTATAAGAAGTATAAGGCGAAAACGAAAATCAATGCGGTTTCCAAGCATAACATCGTCATCAATAAGGTGGAGGGGGCAGGCGGGGATTATGCGTACATCGAATTCGTCTTCGATAAGAATCAGTCTGCGAAAAGCGGCAACCTCGTGTATGCGCAGTTCACGTATGACATGAAGAATAAAGAGGTCGTTGCGGATCAGGGATTATTTGCGGAATCGCTCGGGACGGACGGCAGCTTTAATATGAGTGTCCTGTACGGAGTGGGCGATGAGGAAACGGAGCTTTACAACGTGGACGTCGATAAGGACGGGAATCTGACGGATATCGACGGGCTTGCGCTTACGCAGCAGCAGGTGACGACAGACGCGAATAATAAGATCAAGGAGATGCTCGGCAAGCAGGCGGAAGGTAACGACGTACAGAGCTTGGGTTTCTGTGAGTATGCGGTCACGGCTCTCTGCGGTGCGGGCGGGAGTGCCGGGTGCTACGCCCTTGCAGGAGCGCTCGGGATCACGTCTGGTGTCGGTGGAGTAGCGCTTGCGGCAGTCTGCGGGATGATCGGAAGTCTCGGCTGCGCGGCGGCTACGGACGCGATTTGTGGATAG
- a CDS encoding restriction endonuclease-like protein, translating to MDSHPSGAAEERELIEIETDLLSLYIKGKPYHSRYESLKQYKTIQPHESMHFSVNGEASINSVKIFDVKEEQLTERTTVPPLFFENGVYQLVVTPKRDVSLEFDHEHPGLRKAVSKVGKPPYQLLMGNLTFTNEVGYTTFTILCEGKKQLEITLEVFPSKLSYKEDYLQLMEEVNEEIYNLSYHFVKRTYLEATTTQTVDSSWTEFYRLLMGYFNQFVRAVSHVERQPHHQLKKEHRLVRGDQLKRQDTAGLKYLRKRPDLFVESARGVPIYNQKIMPTKGWNVHKEPTYYTLENRFIKWMMVRLSHRMDSLKRKLEERSPFSYPQRNEDKVDRIKKMETSIQARLDSPFWRGISKLDRSVMSLVLQMAPGYRDAYQTYLTLSRGLVLHGELARMSVKDVATLYEYWTFLKLGQMLASKYTMISQDIIKVNRDGLFITLNQSKAAKRVFRHPHTNETITLYFQNHSGRLPTVRQKPDSMLSIEKAGKDHVYEYVFDAKYRVDFAAEGSYYGRAYGSPGPLEEDINTMHRYRDALVQSKDDTYEHNTFGAYVLFPWGDEQEYEKHAFYQSIQKVNIGGFPFLPQSTTLVERFLDRLIECSPKQLQEEGILPKGTIEEWNSRIDEQVLVVKVESEEHLRNIIQTGYVFVSDASLCKGWKSASQIALYKPKSIFKEECGISQYATLLEMEVEYSRNGISFRIASWKRLKHKIKPVGYGISTSTLTTLTNLKTAKELPQLYMKNAKEKQLWELLRRFSKEIRLSLDHKDLREAGKVTSYYPLSKELSVEASAEEVTVSSGGGNISFTYNQLMRNVNGVFKEIVNLMT from the coding sequence ATGGATTCACATCCTTCTGGAGCAGCTGAGGAAAGAGAGTTAATAGAAATTGAGACGGATTTATTATCTCTATATATAAAGGGGAAGCCTTATCACAGTCGATACGAGAGCTTGAAGCAATATAAAACAATTCAGCCTCACGAATCCATGCATTTCTCAGTAAATGGAGAAGCATCCATTAACTCTGTGAAAATCTTTGATGTAAAAGAAGAGCAATTAACAGAGCGCACGACCGTTCCACCACTTTTCTTTGAAAATGGTGTGTACCAGCTTGTTGTTACACCTAAGAGGGACGTGTCACTAGAGTTTGATCATGAACATCCCGGGCTAAGGAAAGCGGTTAGTAAGGTAGGGAAGCCTCCTTACCAATTGCTAATGGGAAATCTTACGTTTACTAATGAAGTGGGCTATACCACTTTCACTATTCTTTGTGAAGGGAAGAAGCAGTTAGAAATTACGTTAGAGGTGTTTCCATCTAAACTGTCTTATAAAGAAGATTACCTACAGCTAATGGAAGAAGTAAATGAAGAAATTTATAACTTATCCTATCATTTCGTAAAGAGAACCTATTTAGAGGCTACCACTACTCAAACAGTGGACTCTTCCTGGACAGAATTCTATCGCTTACTAATGGGTTATTTTAACCAATTCGTAAGAGCTGTTTCTCATGTTGAACGTCAACCACATCACCAATTAAAAAAGGAACACAGATTAGTGAGAGGTGACCAACTTAAAAGGCAAGATACGGCAGGATTAAAATACCTCCGAAAACGTCCGGATTTGTTTGTGGAGTCTGCCCGTGGCGTGCCTATCTATAATCAAAAGATAATGCCTACAAAAGGGTGGAATGTCCATAAGGAACCTACCTACTATACGTTAGAGAACCGTTTCATTAAATGGATGATGGTCCGGCTTTCCCATCGAATGGATTCATTGAAGCGAAAGCTGGAAGAACGTAGTCCTTTTTCCTACCCACAAAGGAACGAAGATAAAGTAGACCGCATAAAAAAGATGGAAACCTCCATTCAAGCAAGGCTGGATTCCCCTTTTTGGAGAGGTATTAGTAAGCTGGATCGATCTGTTATGTCTCTCGTTTTGCAAATGGCACCTGGATATCGGGATGCTTATCAAACGTATCTCACTTTATCTCGCGGCCTAGTACTACACGGAGAATTAGCAAGGATGTCTGTGAAGGATGTGGCTACGCTTTACGAGTATTGGACGTTCCTTAAGCTCGGACAAATGTTAGCTTCCAAGTACACAATGATAAGCCAGGATATTATCAAAGTAAATCGTGATGGGCTATTCATAACGCTAAATCAGTCCAAAGCAGCGAAAAGAGTTTTCCGCCATCCTCATACGAATGAAACCATCACGTTATATTTTCAGAACCATTCCGGCCGATTGCCGACAGTCAGACAGAAACCCGATTCTATGCTAAGTATAGAAAAGGCTGGGAAAGACCACGTGTACGAATACGTTTTCGATGCAAAATATCGGGTCGACTTTGCTGCAGAGGGAAGTTATTACGGACGAGCGTATGGTAGTCCTGGTCCACTAGAGGAAGATATTAATACGATGCATCGTTATCGCGATGCATTGGTGCAAAGTAAGGATGATACTTATGAGCACAATACCTTCGGAGCGTATGTGTTGTTCCCATGGGGGGATGAGCAGGAGTACGAAAAGCATGCGTTTTATCAGAGTATCCAAAAAGTAAATATAGGTGGGTTCCCTTTTTTACCTCAATCCACGACGTTAGTCGAGCGCTTCTTAGATCGATTAATTGAATGTTCCCCAAAGCAATTGCAAGAAGAAGGGATCTTGCCTAAAGGCACCATCGAAGAATGGAACTCTAGAATAGATGAGCAAGTATTGGTCGTAAAGGTAGAAAGTGAAGAGCACTTAAGAAATATTATTCAAACGGGCTACGTGTTTGTATCAGATGCTTCTTTGTGTAAAGGTTGGAAATCCGCTAGCCAAATCGCCTTGTATAAACCGAAATCCATTTTCAAAGAGGAATGTGGGATTTCCCAATACGCTACATTATTAGAAATGGAAGTAGAGTATAGTCGCAACGGAATTAGTTTCCGCATAGCTTCCTGGAAGAGGCTGAAACATAAAATTAAGCCAGTAGGCTATGGAATTAGTACGTCTACCTTAACCACATTGACTAATTTAAAAACAGCCAAAGAATTGCCGCAGCTTTATATGAAGAATGCTAAAGAAAAACAGCTATGGGAGCTACTTAGGAGGTTCTCTAAAGAGATTCGATTAAGTCTTGACCATAAGGATCTTAGAGAGGCTGGTAAAGTTACCTCCTATTATCCTCTTTCTAAGGAGTTATCTGTAGAGGCGAGTGCGGAGGAGGTTACGGTGAGCTCTGGTGGGGGTAACATTTCTTTCACCTATAATCAATTGATGAGGAACGTAAATGGAGTATTTAAGGAAATAGTAAATTTAATGACGTGA
- a CDS encoding mannitol-1-phosphate 5-dehydrogenase has protein sequence MKSLHFGAGNIGRGLIGCLLNKTGLDVCFVDVNEETVDQLNRQKGYAVKILDDQHSKYWIEPVHAISGRSEDVSKAIIETDLITTSVGPDNLAKIAPAIAKGLMERVKQDKKPIQVIANENMVNASTKLQEEVYKHIPEDEKSAILSKVGFPNSAIDRLSLSESSPDGEITLVEPYYEWIIETGGKRSQDLPPIKDVTYVETLGPFIERKLFMVNLGHAAVAYTAFLKGHSTIQSALDDPEVEGILKRTLQESSAYFMEAYDFNKTEMDEFIDRTIQRFKNKNIRDDVTRVARSPIRKLGFQERIIAPMRSLFQLELPIDNLLSVAAAALSYDNPEDEESVALQNHIRDHGIEEAIIHFTSIKESALRTRIKDCYLKVQNSQTKTINNGR, from the coding sequence ATGAAATCGCTGCATTTTGGTGCCGGGAATATCGGAAGAGGATTGATCGGCTGCCTGTTGAACAAAACCGGATTGGATGTCTGCTTTGTCGATGTTAACGAAGAGACCGTGGATCAGCTCAACCGCCAAAAGGGATACGCCGTCAAAATTTTGGATGACCAACACTCGAAGTATTGGATAGAGCCCGTTCACGCGATCTCCGGCCGCTCCGAAGATGTGAGCAAAGCCATTATCGAAACGGACCTCATCACAACATCGGTAGGGCCGGATAATTTGGCTAAAATCGCTCCCGCCATTGCCAAGGGGCTAATGGAACGAGTAAAGCAGGACAAGAAGCCGATCCAAGTCATCGCCAATGAGAATATGGTGAATGCCTCTACTAAATTACAAGAGGAAGTATACAAACACATCCCGGAAGATGAAAAGAGTGCTATACTTTCAAAGGTCGGCTTCCCGAATTCGGCCATCGACCGTTTATCCCTTTCTGAATCCAGCCCGGACGGCGAAATTACGTTAGTAGAACCTTACTATGAGTGGATCATTGAAACCGGAGGAAAGCGCAGCCAAGACCTGCCTCCTATAAAAGATGTCACATATGTCGAAACACTGGGTCCATTCATAGAAAGAAAATTATTCATGGTCAACCTCGGCCATGCAGCGGTGGCATACACCGCCTTCCTTAAAGGACATTCCACCATACAAAGTGCACTGGATGACCCGGAAGTGGAAGGGATTCTTAAGAGAACCCTTCAAGAATCCTCTGCCTACTTTATGGAAGCTTATGACTTTAATAAAACAGAGATGGATGAGTTCATAGACAGAACCATCCAACGCTTCAAAAATAAGAATATACGTGATGACGTCACACGTGTCGCTCGTTCTCCTATCAGAAAGCTGGGCTTTCAGGAAAGGATCATTGCTCCGATGCGCTCCTTGTTCCAATTGGAATTACCAATCGACAACTTGTTGAGCGTAGCAGCGGCTGCTCTTTCCTACGATAATCCGGAAGATGAAGAGTCCGTCGCACTTCAGAATCATATTCGTGACCACGGCATAGAAGAAGCGATCATCCACTTCACTTCCATAAAGGAAAGCGCTTTACGTACGAGGATCAAAGACTGCTATCTCAAGGTGCAGAACAGTCAAACAAAGACAATAAATAACGGAAGGTGA
- a CDS encoding ribulose-phosphate 3-epimerase translates to MQKEVTIAPSIMCADLLNLESGVKELEKEGLDTLHIDIIDGSFSPSMPLGLSTVEQLRKKTDMNFDVHIMSEDNEFFINEMLKIGAEQITFHIETSSHIDRYIKLIKQQGAKVGIALNPATPLSVLEYVLPQCDTVLLMLINPGFATDKNEKQVSYAVEKVEALARMISDKGLDTKIEVDGRVSFDTIPELVSAGADILVAGSTSLFQSDHSTAHNKKLMEQLIAEGLKEEVKQL, encoded by the coding sequence ATGCAAAAAGAAGTAACCATTGCCCCATCTATCATGTGCGCGGATCTTCTCAATTTAGAAAGTGGAGTAAAGGAGCTGGAAAAGGAAGGGTTGGATACCTTACACATCGATATCATCGATGGATCGTTCAGCCCAAGCATGCCGCTCGGTTTATCCACGGTTGAACAATTGCGAAAGAAAACCGACATGAATTTCGATGTCCATATCATGTCCGAAGACAACGAATTCTTCATCAATGAAATGCTGAAGATCGGAGCGGAACAGATCACCTTCCACATCGAAACCAGCTCCCACATCGACCGCTACATCAAGCTGATCAAACAGCAGGGCGCAAAAGTCGGTATTGCATTAAACCCTGCCACGCCGCTGTCGGTTCTGGAGTATGTACTGCCACAATGCGATACCGTTCTTTTGATGCTTATCAATCCAGGTTTTGCTACGGACAAGAATGAAAAACAAGTCTCGTATGCCGTAGAAAAAGTAGAAGCATTGGCACGGATGATCTCAGACAAAGGACTTGATACAAAAATAGAAGTAGACGGGCGTGTCTCTTTCGATACGATACCAGAGCTGGTTAGCGCCGGCGCAGATATCTTAGTCGCAGGGAGCACGAGCTTGTTCCAATCCGACCATTCTACAGCGCATAACAAGAAATTGATGGAACAGTTGATTGCAGAAGGATTGAAAGAGGAGGTCAAACAATTATGA